Part of the Paracoccus zhejiangensis genome, GTCCATCAGCGCCGTATCGGCCAGCACCTGACCGGGCGGAAGATCGGCGATCTGGGTGGCCCAATCGGCGCGCGCCGCGTTGGCCTGGGCCACGGCGGCGGTCACCTCGGCCTTCTGATCGGCCCCCAAAAGGCCCTTGGTATAGGTGTTGAGCAGCGGCCAGGTCGGCAGCAGCACCCAGCCAATGACCGAAATCACCGCCGTCACGCCGATGGAAACCCACACGGCACGGGGCACGCGGGTGTTCAGCTCGGTGATGCCGTTCCATTCATGGCCGGTGGTCTGATGCCCGGTCAGCGGATCGCGTTGCTTTACCGACATGGTCCGTCCTCATCATCCAGAATGCTGTTGGCGGCCTTGTCGAAGCGGTTTCCCAGTGACGGCCAGAAGGCATAGATCGTGACCGCGATAGACAGCGCGATCAGGTAGAACAGCCCGAAGGATTTCGACAGGCCGGCCAGCAGGTCATGCGTGATTTCCATCGCGATTACTCCTTAGCCGTGATTTGGGTCTGATAGGGCAACTCGGTCAGGCGCCCCAGGATCTGCAGATAGGCGACCAGCGCGTCCATTTCGGTCACGCGACCGGGATTGCCGTCGAAGGTGCGGATCTGGGTGGCCTCGCCGTAACGCTCGGCCACGCCAGCGGCACCGTCGCTGTCGGGGCGGGCCTGGCCGATCGCGTCCACGCTGGCCGCCGCGATCTGGTCATTGGTATAGGGCACGCCCACGACCCGCAGCGCGGCCAGCCGGTCGGGCAGGCTTTCGGTTTCCAGCACCGTATCGGCCAGGAAAGCATAGCTGGGCATGATCGAGGCCGGCACCACCGCGCGCGGATCGATAAGGTGGCGGGTCTGCCAGTCATCCGACAGCTTGCCACCCACGCGCGCCAGATCGGGCCCCGTGCGCTTGGACCCCCACAACATCGGGTGGTCATACTGGCTTTCCGCCGCCAGCGAATAGGGGCCGTAACGTTCGACCTCGTCCTGCAGGGTGCGGATCATCTGGCTGTGGCAGGCATAGCAGCCCTCGCGGACATAAATGTCGCGCCCGGCCTGCTCCAACGGGGTATAGACCCGCATGTCTGCCGCCGTTTCCACCGTGTCGTCGATGGTGAACAAGGGCGCGATCTCGACGATGCCGCCGACGCTGGCCACGCCGATGATGCCGATGGTCAGCGCCATGGAATGGCGCTCGGCCTTGTAATGGGTGCGCGCGTGAAAATCGAAGAAGCGCGCAAAGGGTTTGAGGATTGTTTTCAGCATGGCGTCACTCCGCGGCCGGCAGGGCAGGCTCGCCTGCGTCGGATGAGGTCGGATAATCACGCTCGGGCTGTTTGCGGGGGGCATGGCGCACGGTCATGACCACGTTCCACAGCGCGATGCAGGCCCCGATCAGGAACAGCAAACCGCCGAATGCGCGCGCGATGTAATAGGGGTGCATCGCGATCATGCTGTCGAGGAAGGAATAGCGCAGCGTGCCGGTGTCGTTATAGGTGCGCCACATCAGCCCCTGGATGATGCCGCTGTTCCACATCGCGAAGACGTAGATCACGGTGCCCGCCAGCGCCAACCAGAAGTGCCATTCCACGGCCTTGGCGGAATACATCCGCTCTCGCCGCCACAGCACAGGGGTCAGCGCATAGATCGAGCCAAAGGTGATCAGCGCGACCCAGCCCATGGCACCGGCATGCACATGGCCGATGGTCCAGTCGGTATAATGCGACAGCGCATTGACCGGGCGGATGGCCATGAAGGACCCCTCGAAGGTCGACAGGCCATAGAAGACTGCCGCCACCATCATGAAGCGCAGCGTGGCATCGTCGCGGACCTTGTGCCAGGCGCCGTTCAGCGTCATCAGCGCGTTCCCCGCCGAGGCCCAGGACGGCACCAGCAGCATGACCGAGAAGGTCATCCCAAGCGTCTGCACCCATTGCGGCAGCGCGGTGTAATGCAGGTGGTGCGAGCCGGCCCACATGTAGAAGAAGGTGATGCCCCAGAACGACAGGATCGACAGCCGGTAGGAATAGATCGGCCGCTCGGCGCGTTTGGGCAGGAAGTAGTACAGCATCCCCAGGAAACCGGCGGTCAGGAAGAAGGCCACCGCGTTATGGCCGTACCACCATTGCGTCATCGCATCCTGCACCCCCGAGAAGGCAGAATAGCTTTTCGCCCCCATGAAGGATGCCGGCACCGCCAGGTTGTTGATGATATGCAGCATCGCCACGACCAGGATGAAGGCCATGTAATACCAGTTGGCGACATAGATATGCGGCTCGTTCCGGCGCGACAGGGTGCGCAGGTAAAGGACGAAATAGGCGACCCAGACCACGACCAGCCAGATATCGGCATACCATTCTGGTTCGGCATATTCCTTGGATTGGGTGACGCCCATCAGATAGCCGGTGGCCGCCACGACGCAGAACAGGTTATAGCCCAGAAGCACGAACCACGGCATCAACTGGCTGGGCATCCGCGCCCGGCAGGTCCGCTGCATCACATGGAAGGACGTGGCGATCAGCGCGTTGCCGCCAAAGCCGAAGATCACGCCCGAGGTGTGGATCGGCCTGAGCCGCCCGAACCCGGACCATGCCGCGTCAAAGCGCAGTTCGGGCCAGGCCAGCAGGGATGCCACCCAGACCCCCATGCCCATGGCGGCCACCGCCCAGATAAGCGCAAGGATGATGCCCACCTTGGTCGGGTCGTCGTAATAGGTGGCGCTGCGGTCCTCGACAGGCTCGGCGCCGCCGATGCTTGGCATGATCAGCCACAGCATCAGCGCGCCATAGGCGATGACCACCCAGCCCTGCGCGCCCATCAGGTCACCCTGACCGGCTGCGGCCATGGCGAGGCCAACCAGCACGACCAGAATCGAAATCAGCAGCGCAGACTGTCGTTCACGGCCGGTCAGACTGGAAATCATGGCTTTGGTTCCTTCTCATCAGGCCAGACTTGCGATGTGGATCGGGCCGCCAGGGGTTTGTCGTCATTGTCGAAAAGTATGCGTTCTGCATCGCCCGCGAGGTCTTCGTATTGACCGTTGCGCAGACTCCAGAAAAAGGCGGCGAGGCCGATCAGACCCAACACGAGGGACACCGGGATCAAATAGGCCAGCACGTTCATATGCCGGCCTGCCGGGATTGGCGGCGCGCGACGGCGCGGCGTGGCCTTCGGGTCTGGGCGCGGTTCAGGCGCAGCGAATTGCCGATCACGATGACGGATGAGGTCGACATCGCCAACGCGGCGACCAGCGGTGTGACATAGCCCATCACCGCCATCGGCACGGCGATGAAGTTATAGCCGATGGCGAGGGCGAAATTCTGCCGCACGATCCGCGCCGTTCGATGCGCCAGGCACAGCGCACGCGGCACGGACTCCAGACCGTCGCGCAGGAAGATGAAATCGGCTGCCATGCGGCCCGCATCCGAGGCACTGGCGGGCGCCATCGACACATGCGCAGCGGCCAGGGCCGCGGCGTCGTTCAGCCCATCGCCGACCATCAGCGGGCGATGCCCTTGGGCGCGCAGGTCTTCCAGAAAGGCGATCTTGCCCTCGGGCGTGACGCCGTGGCGGTCCAGATCGATGCCCAGTTCGGTCGCGATGCGGCTGACGCGGGCAGCATTGTCGCCCGACAGCAGGGTAACCTGAAGCCCTTCTGCCTGCAGCGCCATGACCGTATGGGCGGCGCCGGGACGCAGGGTCTCGGTCAGCGGAAAACTGATGGGGCGGCCACCGGCAAAGGCAAAGGCGGGATCGTCATGCAGGGGCGGCGTCCCGGCGATCTGAGCCACCCAATCGCTGCGACCCAGTCGGGCAGGCTGGCCATCGATGGTGGCGCTGATGCCAAGACCAGGCACTTCCTCGACCCCTTCGATGCTCAGATCGGTGGGCGCAGAGGCCGGATCAGGGGTGATTGCGCGCGCCGCCGGATGACCGGAATGCGCCGCCAGCGCCCGCGCCGCGCTGAGGGCCGAGACCTCGCCCGAGACCGGACCGAGCGCGGGCCGACCCGTCGTCAGGGTGCCGGTCTTGTCAAAGACCGCGCCATCGGCCTCGGCCAGACGCTCCAACGCCGCACCATCCTTCATCAGGATGCCCTGCGCCATCAGTTGCCCCGCCGCGACCACATGCGCGACCGGCACCGCCAGTCCCAGTGCGCAGGGGCAGGTGATGATCAGCACACTGATCGCGATGAAGGCCGATTGCCGCCAATCGCCGCCGGTCGCGATCATCCAGCCGATGAACGTCACCAGCGCTGTCAGATGCACCACCGGCGCATAAAGCCGCGAGGCCCGGTCGGCGATGCGCACATAGGTGCCGCGCCCCTGTTCCGCCGCCGATTGCATGCGGATCATCTGCGCCAGGAACGACTCCTCTGCGGCGCGCAGGGTCACGGCCTCGATCTGACCGCTGAGGTTCAGAGTTCCCGCCTCCAATACATCGCCCGTACCGGCGGCCACCGGCATCGCCTCGCCGGTGATCAGCGAGCGGTCCAGATCGGTCGTGCCGTCGGTGATGCGCAGATCGACCGGCACATATTCATTGGCCGAGACCATGACCCGGTCGCCCGGCATGATCTTGTCCAGCGCGGTGAAGATCAGGCTGCCATCTGGTTGCAGCAGCATCGCGCCACGGGGCGAAAGCCGCGCCAGCCCCGACACCGCGCTGCGCGCCCGCTGGCGCATCATGTGATCCAGATAGCGCCCGGCCAGCAGGAAGAAGAGCAGCGTGACAGAGGCGTCGAAGAAGACGTGATGGCCGCCCTGAACCAGCTCGAACAGGCTCATCACCGTGCCCAGCAGTACGCCCAAAGAGATCGGCACGTCCATATTCGTGCGCCAGACCCGCAGCGCCTTCCAAGCCGAGGCGAAGAAGGGCCGCCCGGCATAGGCGACGACCGGCAGCGCGATCAGGGCGGAAACCAAGTGAAAGGTGTCGCGCGTGGCCGCCTCTGCGCCTGACCAGACGCCGACGGACAACAGCATGATGTTCATCGCGCCAAAGCCCGCCAGAGCGGTTGCGCGCAGCAATTCTTTTCCCGCCGGGTCGGTGGCCGCATGGTCGCCAGCCGCGGCGGCGCTGGCCTTGAAGCCAAGGCCCGCCAGCGCGTTGATGATCGGCGCCGGGTCGCTGTCGACGCGCGGCAGCAGCACGCGCACCTGTTTCAGCGTCAGATTGACCCGGGCCGAGACCACATCGGGCCGCGCATTCAGCGCCCGTTCGATCGAGGCGACGCAGCCGCCGCAGCGGATATCGGGCACGGACAGAACCGACAGCCCATGGGCATCGCCCGCCGCACGCATGCCCGACCGGGCCTCGGCATGGTCCAGCGGCGATCCCTCCCCCTTGGGATCCACCCGCCCCACATGTGCCGTCAGATCAGCCATGCTCAGACCACCTTCCCTTCGAGTCTCAGCGGCTCCAGCGCCACCTCGTCCAGGGTCGTTTCATCCAGCTTGGTCAGGAAGGCCTCGCGCGCGCCGGCCAGTTTCAGCCGCAGCCGGCAATCTGGGCGCAGCACGCATCGCCCGCCATCCTCGCGTAAGCACTCGACCAGCGCGTGATTGCCCGACAGGACGCGGATGATTTCGCCCAGGGTGATCGCTTCGGGTGCGCGGGCCAGCATTGCCCCGCCACCGCCGCCGCGCCGTGTGACAATCAGGCCAGCGCGCGCCAGAGCGGCCATGGATTTGGTCAGGTGGTTTCTGGGTACCACCAGCTCATCGGCGATCTGGGTCGAGGACAGCGCACCGCCGGGCTCGGTTGCCAGCCGCATCATCGCCCGAAGGCCGTAATCGGTAAAGCTGGTCAACTGCATGGCCGCTATAACCCTCAGACTATACTGCGGCCATGAAATCGCCTTTCCTATACCAATTCAATCCTGTTCGACGATGGATAGTAATATTTCGCCAAGTTCACGAACTTAAGAGACATCCGAAAAACCAACCACTTTTGGCGTAATCTGCTGAATTTGGACAATGCCGTCCGGAGGCCTTTCGATGCCGAAACAGTCTGTCTTTGCCGGTCTGCTCGATGCGATGACGAAGAAGGTGACGCAGCGCGAAAAGTTGCTGGCGGAGAGGGAAGCGAAGTGCCGTGCAAGCGGTGGGTGGCGCTGATCACACTGCATTGTCCGATGACCGGACGCCCGTCGATGTCGGAATGCACGTGACTGAGGGCGTTCTCGCAAGGGAAATGAGTTTTGGGGCGAGACGCAGGCTCAGCACGGCTTGGCGTGTTGTGGGTCTTACGAGCCTTATGGCGGAGGGTGAGCTGACAGCGCTGATCCTACTGCTGCCGCCAAAAGAACCGGTGCAGGCCCCCAGGTTGCATGACACCCTCCACGCGTGTGATGCCGCCGTTAGCTCACTCAGATCCCAGACCTGAATCGCATTCGAGCGCGCTGCTCTCGTCGCTGCAACTCCCGACCACGACGTATTGATTCCTCGACATAGTTCATGTGGTCGCGCGCAGCCTCCTCGGCACGTATAGGATCAGCGGCCAGAACCGACTCAATGATCTCTATGTGTTGATCGAGAAGCTTGCGTCCGCTGTCATCGATACTGCGGAGGAGATCATGATTGTAGAAGATTCCGCGACGTGTCAGGTCATAGACCGATGCCATCATGTGGATCAGCGTTGTGTTGTGGCTGGCATCGACCACAGCACGGTGAAGCCGGAAATCGGCTTCGCTTTCCGCCTCTGCGTCCTGACCAAGCCAGGCCGCTTCGAGTTCTTCCCTGATCGCGGACAGACGCTCCTTGTCCGCAGCTGTCGCGCGCTGCGCGGCAAGGCGGGTCGCGAAGGCTTCCTGCTCGCGCCGGTATTCGAGATAATCGTAAAAGGCTTCGCCATGGCGCGAATAAAGCGCCAACATGGCCGGCGACATGGCCCTGCCGGTCAGTTCGGCAATGTAGGTTCCGTCACCGTGGCGGACATGAACGAGGCCGCGAGCCTCGAGCGTCTGCAGCGCTTCACGCAGCTTTGGCCGCGACACCCCGAAGGCGTCGGCCATTTCGCGCTCCGACGGCAAACGAGCACCGTCCTTCAGAACCCCATCGACGATCATCGTTTCAACCTTGCCGACAACCGTATCGACGACTGATGCGTGATCAATCGGCTCAAAAATTTCCGCAGCAATCATGGGCGGCGAGCTCCTTAGGGGTGTCGATAGACAGACATCAATATTATTTACCTCATCGGAGTCTGATTTCAAGGACAGAATCTTCTCCAGTCGTGTGTTTTTCTGTCTGAAAATCAGTATTTTCTTGATATCCATGGAGTTTCCGTTAACCTCACGCTGCCGAGAGCCCTGCGTTAACCGGCGGCCACTCGTCACAGCATCTCGATCAAAGGTAAATAAACTTGTTGACTACGTTAAGTGGTAAAGTTTATATACCTGCTATGACGTAGGCGGGACGCTGAGCGCTCCGCCCCAACTCTGGGAGGGGGCGTCCATGCTGCAGCACGAAGCGGTTCGGTCGGACCGCAGGCCGGCTTGGCCGGTCAATCGCTCGGGTTGTCTCCGCCATGCCGGTCCACGGTGCCGCGCCTCTGACTTCTTGGCCGAGGGGCCATCAAATCGACCATGTCGAGCCGCATTGCTTTGTTCTGCCGATGGAACCTGCTCAGCAAACTGACCACCTTTCAAACGACCTTAGGAAAAGGATCGATGCTATGACGAAAGCCGTTATCGTCTCCGCCGCGCGCACGCCGGTAGGCAGTTTTTTGGGATCTTTCGCCAATGTGCCGGCGCATGACCTGGGCGCGACCGTCCTGAAGGCCGTTGTCGAACGCGCCGGCGTCGACCCGGCCGAGGTCAGTGAAACCATCCTCGGTCAGGTGCTGACCGCCGCGCAGGGCCAGAACCCCGCGCGTCAGGCCCATATCAATGCCGGCCTGCCGAAGGAATCGGCCGCCTGGGGGCTCAACCAGGTCTGTGGTTCGGGTCTGCGCGCGGTGGCTCTGGCCGCCCAGCAGGTCAGCCTCGGCGATGCCGATATCGTCATCGCCGGCGGTCAGGAAAGCATGTCGCTGTCGCCGCACGCCTCCTACCTGCGCGCCGGTCAGAAAATGGGCGACATGCAAGCCATCGACACGATGATCCGCGACGGGCTGTGGGACGCGTTCAACAATTACCACATGGGCCAGACGGCCGAGAACGTGGCCGAGAAATTCCAGATCACCCGCGAGGCGCAGGACGAATTCGCCGTCGCCAGCCAGAACAAAGCCGAGGCGGCGCAGAAGGCTGGCAAGTTCGATGATGAGATCGTCGGCTATACCGTCAAGACCCGCAAGGGCGACACGATCGTCGACAAGGACGAGTATATCCGCCATGGCGCCACGCTGGAGGCGATGCAGAAGCTGCGCCCCGCCTTCACCCGCGACGGCACCGTGACCGCCGGCAACGCCTCGGGTCTGAATGACGGCGCTGCCGCCGTGATGGTCATGTCCGAGGAAGAGGCCGCCCGTCGCGGCCTGACCCCGCTGGCACGCATCGCCTCCTACGCCACCGCCGGCCTTGATCCGGCCATCATGGGCGTGGGTCCGGTCTATGCCAGCCGCAAGGCGCTGGAAAAAGCCGGCTGGAAGGTCGGCGATCTGGACCTGATCGAGGCGAACGAGGCCTTTGCCGCGCAGGCACTGGCTGTGAACAAGGAGATGGGCTGGGACCCCGAGATCGTGAACGTGAACGGCGGCGCCATCGCCATCGGCCACCCCATCGGTGCCTCGGGGGCGCGCATCCTGAACACGCTGCTGTTCGAGATGGCGCGCCGCGACGCCAAGAAGGGTCTTGCCACGCTCTGCATCGGCGGCGGCATGGGCGTCGCCCTCTGCCTCGAGCGCTGAGGCTCCAGGCCAGAATCGACACAACATCAGAGGAGGGATCAATGTCAAGGGTTGCACTAGTTACTGGGGGATCGCGCGGCATTGGCGCCGCCATCTCGAAAGCGTTGAAGGAAGCGGGTTATACCGTCGCCGCGAACTATGCCGGCAATGACGAGGCCGCCAAGGCCTTCACCGACGAGACCGGCATCAAGACCTACAAGTGGTCGGTCGCCGATTACGATGCCTGCACCGCCGGCATCAAGCAGGTCGAGGACGAGCTGGGCCCGATCGCCGTTCTGGTGAATAATGCGGGCATTACCCGCGATGCGATGTTCCACAAGATGACGCCGCAGCAGTGGAAAGAGGTCATGGACACCAACCTGACCGGCCTTTTCAACATGACCCATCCGGTCTGGACCGGGATGCGCGACCGCAAGTTCGGCCGCATCGTCAATATCAGCTCGATCAACGGCCAGAAGGGTCAGGCGGGTCAGGCGAACTATTCGGCGGCGAAGGCCGGGGATCTGGGCTTCACCAAGGCCCTGGCGCAAGAGGGTGCCCGCGCCGGCATCACCGTGAACGCCATCTGCCCGGGCTATATCGGCACCGAGATGGTGCGTGCCATCGACGAGAAGGTGCTGAACGAGCGGATCATCCCGCAGATCCCGGTCGGTCGCTTGGGTGAGCCCGAGGAAATCGCCCGCGCCGTGGTCTTCCTGGCCTCGGGCGATGCCGGCTTCATCACCGGCTCCACCATCTCCGCCAATGGCGGCCAGTTCTTCGTTTGAGGGAAACACCCATGAGAGACCTCGGTCCCGATATCGACCCGATCGAATCCCGCGAATGGCAGGACGCCATTGCCGACGTGATTGAACGCGATGGCCCCAACAGGGCTCATTTCCTGCTCGATAGAGCCGTCGCACAGGCCCGCGCCGCCGGGGCAACGCTGCCGTTCTCTGCAACGACCCCTTACCAGAACACGATCCCCGTGGACGATCAGTATGAGTTTCCGGGCGATCTGGACATGGAATGGCGCATCCGCACCATCAACCGCTGGAACGCCATGGCGACGGTCGTGCGCCGCAACAAGGAATCCAGCGAATACGGCGGGCATATCGCATCCTTCGCCTCCTCGGCGGTGATGTATGACGTCGGGCTGAACCACTTCTGGCGCGCGCGGTCGGCGATTCACGGCGGCGATCTGGTATTCTTCCAGGGCCATGTGGTGCCCGGCATCTATGCCCGGTCCTTCATGGAAGGCCGCATCACCGAAGAGCAGATGCTGAACTTCCGGTCCGAGGTCGGGGGCGAGGGGCTGTCGTCCTATCCCCATCCCTGGCTGATGCCGGACTATTGGCAGTTCCCGACCGTCAGCATGGGACTTGGCCCGCTGATGGCGATCTATCAGGCGCGGTTCATGAAATACATGCACAACCGCGGGCTGATCGATATGGCCGACCGCAAGGTCTGGTGTTTCCTGGGCGACGGAGAGATGGACGAGCCGGAAAGCCGCGGTGCCATCGACCTGGCCGCGCGCGAGGGTCTCGACAACCTGATCTTCGTCATCAACTGCAACCTGCAACGCCTGGACGGCCCGGTGCGCGGCAACGGCAAGATCGTGCAGGAGCTGGAAGGCAATTTCCGAGGCGCGGGCTGGAATGTCGTCAAGCTGCTCTGGGGCAAGGGCTGGGACGATCTGCTGGAAAACGACACCAGCGGCCGGCTGCGCCAGTTGATGGATGAAACGGTGGACGGCGACTATCAGACCTTCAAGTCCAAGGACGGCGCCTATATCCGCAAGCATTTCTTCGGCAAGTATCCCGAAACTGCGGCCCTGGTCGAGGACTGGTCCGACGATCAGATCTGGTCGCTGAGCCGGGGCGGCCACGATCCCGAGAAGGTCTATACCGCGTTCCGCAAGGCGACCGACACCAGGGACCAGCCGACCTGCCTGCTGATCAAGACGGTCAAGGGCTATGGCATGGGATCCGCGGGCGAAGGGCAGAACACCACCCACCAGCAGAAAAAGCTGGCCGAGGAGCAACTGCGCGCGTTCCGAGACCGCTTCAAGATCCCCGTGTCCGACGAGGATTTGCCGAAGGCCCCCTTCGTCGCGTTGAACAATGCCCAGAAGGCCTATCTGGCGGACCGGCGCAAGGCCCTGGGTGGCGCGTTCCCGCAGCGTGTCAGCACCTCGCCCAAGCTGGCAATCCCGCCGCTCGAGGCGTTCAAGGCGCAGCTTCAGAACACGGGCGAGCGCGAGATTTCGACCACGATGGCCTTTGTGCGCATCCTTACCACACTTCTGCGCGACAAGGAGCTGGGCAAGCATATCGTGCCGATCGTGCCGGACGAAAGCCGCACCTTCGGCATGGAGGGGCTGTTCCGATCCATAGGGATCTACAATCCCGCCGGCCAGCACTATACGCCCGAAGATCGCGAGCAGATGTCCTATTACCGCGAAGCAGCGGATGGGCAGGTCTTGCAGGAAGGCATCAACGAGGCCGGTGCCATGGCCGACTGGATCGCGGCGGCGACGTCCTATTCCAATCACGGAGTGCCGATGATCCCGTTCTTCATCTACTATTCGATGTTCGGGTTCCAGCGGGTGGGCGATCTGGCCTGGGCTGCGGGCGACAGCCGGGCGCGTGGCTTCATGTTGGGCGGCACCGCCGGGCGCACAACGCTGAACGGCGAGGGCTTGCAGCACGAGGACGGCCACAGCCATATCATCGCGGGCACCGTCCCGAACTGCATCAGCTACGACCCGACCTTTCAGCACGAAGTGGCGGTGATCGTGCAGCACGGCATGACGCGGATGTATCAGGATCAGGAGGACGTGTATTTCTACATCACCCTGATGAACGAAAACTATGCCCATCCCGACATGCCCGCAGGCTGCGAGGAGGGCATCATCCGCGGCCTCTATCGCCTGAAAGAGGTCAAGAAGGCGGGCAAGAATCACGTCAATCTGCTGGGATCGGGCACGATCCTGATCCAGGCGATCAGGGCCGCCGAGATGCTTGAGGCCGATTTCGGCGTCACCGCCGACATCTGGTCGGCGACCAGCCTGAACGAACTGGCCCGCGACGGCCAGGACGCAGAACGCTGGAACCGCCTGAACCCGATGGAACCCCCGCGCGAGGCTTTCGTCACGCAAACGCTGTCCAAGGCCAAGGGACCGGTGATCGCCGC contains:
- the aceE gene encoding pyruvate dehydrogenase (acetyl-transferring), homodimeric type codes for the protein MRDLGPDIDPIESREWQDAIADVIERDGPNRAHFLLDRAVAQARAAGATLPFSATTPYQNTIPVDDQYEFPGDLDMEWRIRTINRWNAMATVVRRNKESSEYGGHIASFASSAVMYDVGLNHFWRARSAIHGGDLVFFQGHVVPGIYARSFMEGRITEEQMLNFRSEVGGEGLSSYPHPWLMPDYWQFPTVSMGLGPLMAIYQARFMKYMHNRGLIDMADRKVWCFLGDGEMDEPESRGAIDLAAREGLDNLIFVINCNLQRLDGPVRGNGKIVQELEGNFRGAGWNVVKLLWGKGWDDLLENDTSGRLRQLMDETVDGDYQTFKSKDGAYIRKHFFGKYPETAALVEDWSDDQIWSLSRGGHDPEKVYTAFRKATDTRDQPTCLLIKTVKGYGMGSAGEGQNTTHQQKKLAEEQLRAFRDRFKIPVSDEDLPKAPFVALNNAQKAYLADRRKALGGAFPQRVSTSPKLAIPPLEAFKAQLQNTGEREISTTMAFVRILTTLLRDKELGKHIVPIVPDESRTFGMEGLFRSIGIYNPAGQHYTPEDREQMSYYREAADGQVLQEGINEAGAMADWIAAATSYSNHGVPMIPFFIYYSMFGFQRVGDLAWAAGDSRARGFMLGGTAGRTTLNGEGLQHEDGHSHIIAGTVPNCISYDPTFQHEVAVIVQHGMTRMYQDQEDVYFYITLMNENYAHPDMPAGCEEGIIRGLYRLKEVKKAGKNHVNLLGSGTILIQAIRAAEMLEADFGVTADIWSATSLNELARDGQDAERWNRLNPMEPPREAFVTQTLSKAKGPVIAATDYMKNYAEQIRAFVPGRYTVLGTDGFGRSDSRVNLRRFFEVDANHIAAAAMVDLFRDGAVDEATLKAALAKYDIDGAKPNPRLV